In Streptomyces sp. NBC_00483, a single window of DNA contains:
- a CDS encoding serine/threonine-protein kinase: MHAAVDAPSLSHDARLATYSTVSTALDLHSDRGLRELVDTAEPLGLVGGGRPARLEVSGTPVFVKRVPLTEMERLPEHTRSTANVFGLPAYCHYGIGTPGFGVWREVTTHTMTTNWVLAGQYQGFPLMYHWRILPDTGLNLSRERVERAIAYWGGGPEVRRRIEALQQSSASLVLFLEFIPQTLQEWLTEQIRAGDETADLACSLVERELEAGTYFMNDRGLLHFDAHFQNILTDGRRLYFADFGLALSSRFDLSPAEYDFFNTHRTYDRAYSISYLVNWLTTALYGHKGSERELLIRACAEGKPPPAGPPKATAILTRHAPLATVVTDFYRKLQNESRQTPYPLEEIRRALTARHG, encoded by the coding sequence CAGCAGTCGATGCCCCAAGCCTGTCGCACGATGCCCGACTGGCCACATACAGCACCGTTTCCACGGCTCTTGACCTGCACAGTGATCGAGGACTGCGCGAACTCGTGGACACCGCCGAACCACTCGGGCTCGTCGGCGGAGGGCGGCCGGCCCGGCTGGAGGTCTCCGGCACACCGGTCTTCGTGAAGCGGGTACCCCTCACCGAGATGGAACGGCTGCCGGAGCACACCCGGTCCACGGCGAACGTGTTCGGACTCCCCGCCTACTGCCACTACGGCATCGGCACTCCCGGTTTCGGGGTGTGGCGGGAGGTCACCACCCACACCATGACCACGAACTGGGTGCTGGCAGGGCAGTACCAGGGCTTTCCCCTGATGTATCACTGGCGCATCCTGCCGGACACGGGACTCAACCTTTCACGGGAGCGCGTCGAACGGGCCATCGCCTACTGGGGAGGCGGGCCCGAGGTACGCCGTCGCATCGAGGCCCTTCAACAGTCCTCGGCAAGCCTGGTGCTGTTCCTCGAATTCATCCCGCAGACACTGCAGGAGTGGCTCACCGAACAGATTCGAGCCGGTGACGAGACCGCCGACCTTGCCTGCTCTCTCGTGGAACGGGAACTCGAGGCCGGCACATACTTCATGAACGACCGCGGCCTCCTGCACTTCGATGCCCACTTCCAGAACATCCTGACCGACGGCCGGCGCCTGTACTTCGCCGACTTCGGCTTGGCTCTCTCCTCCCGCTTCGACCTGTCGCCCGCCGAGTACGACTTCTTCAACACACACAGAACGTACGATCGCGCGTACTCAATCAGTTACTTGGTGAACTGGCTGACCACGGCACTTTACGGACACAAGGGGAGTGAACGGGAGCTGCTGATACGCGCATGCGCCGAAGGGAAGCCCCCTCCGGCGGGCCCGCCGAAGGCCACGGCGATCCTGACCCGCCATGCGCCGCTTGCCACAGTCGTGACCGACTTCTACCGCAAACTGCAGAACGAGAGCCGGCAGACCCCGTACCCGCTGGAGGAGATCCGCAGAGCCCTCACGGCACGCCACGGTTGA
- a CDS encoding sensor histidine kinase produces MRPVRVMRRFASVISGSVQAKITLLYGGVFTIITLAVLSSVQWLQQRFVDAKLNDFVFTGPVSAIPCPPRRPDVACSTGPYQPSKASPVDAAAGPSRSIFDGNEELHKDVASTQQIFALIAIAAMIVLAFAVCWWLTRRILRPLHRVTATAQRLSLSTLHERIGLTGPQDELKDLADTFDAMLDRLDRAVASQRRFVANASHELRTPLAIQRTAIEVGLTKPSAERVSRIRDELLRATERSERLIEGLLVLAQGEQELLDRDPVDLAAVVTQVVGEHLPFAERRGITLTTSTQPVVVAGDDTLLTRLVANLVQNAIRHNNAGGYVIVDLSADGGLVVCNSGPHVPEDKVDGLFEPFRRLPADRTTSSEGAGLGLSIVSAITHAHDGTVRATANSEGGLWVTVTLPAHAPAPSA; encoded by the coding sequence ATGAGGCCGGTACGGGTCATGCGGCGCTTCGCCTCTGTGATCAGCGGCTCGGTGCAGGCCAAGATCACGCTGCTCTACGGCGGTGTGTTCACGATCATCACCCTCGCGGTGCTCAGCAGCGTGCAATGGCTCCAACAGCGGTTCGTCGACGCCAAGTTGAACGACTTCGTATTCACCGGACCGGTCTCCGCGATCCCCTGTCCACCGCGACGCCCGGACGTTGCCTGTTCGACCGGTCCCTACCAGCCGTCCAAGGCCAGTCCCGTCGACGCGGCGGCCGGCCCGAGCCGCAGCATCTTCGACGGGAACGAGGAACTCCACAAGGACGTGGCAAGCACCCAGCAGATCTTCGCCCTGATCGCCATCGCCGCGATGATAGTGCTGGCGTTCGCGGTGTGCTGGTGGCTCACCAGACGGATCCTGCGCCCGCTGCACCGCGTCACCGCCACCGCCCAGCGCCTGTCGCTGTCCACCCTGCACGAACGCATCGGGCTGACCGGACCACAGGATGAGCTGAAGGACCTCGCCGACACCTTCGACGCGATGCTCGATCGGCTGGATCGCGCCGTGGCGAGCCAGCGCCGCTTCGTCGCCAATGCCTCCCACGAGCTGCGCACTCCCCTGGCCATCCAGCGAACCGCGATCGAGGTCGGGCTGACCAAACCCTCTGCCGAGCGGGTCTCGCGGATCCGCGACGAACTGCTGCGCGCCACCGAGAGGTCCGAGCGGCTCATCGAGGGCCTGCTCGTTCTCGCGCAGGGGGAACAGGAACTCCTCGACCGGGACCCGGTGGATCTCGCCGCCGTAGTCACTCAGGTCGTCGGAGAGCATCTCCCCTTCGCCGAGCGGCGCGGCATCACCCTCACCACCTCCACTCAGCCGGTCGTCGTCGCAGGCGACGACACGCTGCTCACCCGCCTGGTCGCCAACCTGGTACAGAACGCGATCCGGCACAACAACGCGGGCGGTTACGTCATCGTCGACCTGTCCGCCGACGGCGGCCTGGTGGTCTGCAACTCCGGCCCGCACGTCCCTGAGGACAAGGTGGACGGGCTGTTCGAGCCGTTCCGGCGGCTGCCCGCAGACCGGACCACATCGTCCGAGGGCGCGGGCCTGGGGCTGTCCATCGTCTCCGCCATCACGCACGCCCACGACGGCACCGTGCGCGCGACGGCCAACTCCGAGGGCGGGCTCTGGGTCACCGTGACCCTACCGGCCCACGCTCCGGCGCCGTCCGCCTGA